Proteins from one Candidatus Sulfotelmatobacter sp. genomic window:
- a CDS encoding tetratricopeptide repeat protein — protein MRSRAPVFALALFAAASAGALAQTYATPTAAPRTTDPRALAALALRRELHERFERGLAAENRGEWAGAEAEFKRAVALDPPEPQGSTARYDLALAEANLGRDDAAAELLHQALHLDPSFAAAAANLVAIELRRGDLPAARAAGDRFVALDPQAALARYGRGLAALQSGDLATARGDFGTLLTNDPAYAVAHYDLALVELRAGRDDAARAELERALTLSPAYARARFALGTVLLRDGQRADARIAFDRCAHDAADPVLRALAADLRDKL, from the coding sequence GTGCGGTCGCGCGCGCCCGTGTTCGCGCTGGCGTTGTTCGCCGCGGCGTCGGCCGGCGCGCTCGCACAGACGTACGCGACGCCGACCGCCGCGCCGCGCACGACCGACCCGCGCGCGCTGGCGGCGCTGGCGCTGCGCCGCGAGCTGCACGAACGCTTCGAGCGTGGACTCGCCGCGGAGAACCGCGGCGAGTGGGCCGGCGCCGAGGCCGAGTTCAAGCGTGCGGTCGCGCTCGACCCGCCCGAGCCGCAAGGATCCACGGCTCGCTACGACCTCGCGCTCGCGGAGGCGAACCTCGGCCGCGACGACGCGGCCGCGGAGCTCCTGCACCAAGCGCTGCATCTCGACCCCTCCTTCGCCGCCGCCGCCGCGAACCTGGTTGCGATCGAGCTGCGCCGCGGCGACCTGCCCGCGGCGCGCGCCGCCGGCGATCGTTTCGTCGCGCTCGATCCGCAGGCGGCGCTCGCGCGCTACGGGCGCGGCTTGGCCGCGTTGCAGAGCGGCGACCTCGCGACCGCGCGCGGCGACTTCGGCACGCTGTTGACCAACGACCCGGCCTACGCCGTCGCGCACTACGACCTCGCGCTGGTCGAGCTGCGCGCGGGACGCGACGACGCCGCGCGCGCCGAGCTCGAGCGCGCGCTGACGCTTTCGCCCGCGTACGCGCGCGCGCGCTTCGCGCTGGGCACCGTTCTGCTGCGCGACGGTCAGCGCGCCGACGCCCGGATCGCCTTCGATCGCTGTGCGCACGACGCGGCCGATCCGGTGCTGCGCGCGCTGGCGGCCGATCTGCGGGACAAGCTCTGA
- the csaB gene encoding polysaccharide pyruvyl transferase CsaB: MVPRFLLSGYYGFGNLGDEALLEIIVEQLRARWPACEVDVLSGDPAQTARTYGVEATPRMDRTRVKAAIDRADVVLSGGGGLLQNVTSLRSLLYYGAVIRSAVHAGRPTMIFAQSVGPLDFWGRAVVRSCCKGVVAATVRDEQSRSLLHGLLPEVPIERTADPVFLFQPGSEPLDLTAEGLADDGTPLVVVSMRKWQGAEATAQALAFVVDRLADRYGARVAFLPLGGASDAEVSTTVIRRCASAPVLLPDYPLGQAAQVIERASLVIGMRLHALIIAARLAVPFISLPYDPKVAALTDDLHYPLEPLFVPGSAMPSREELARRLDDAWERRAALSAHLRSVRSDVERLAERNFEVLNEIVMRTTRKSAGT; encoded by the coding sequence ATGGTCCCGCGCTTCCTGCTCAGCGGATACTACGGCTTCGGCAACCTCGGTGACGAGGCACTGCTGGAGATCATCGTCGAGCAGCTGCGCGCGCGTTGGCCGGCCTGCGAGGTCGACGTGCTGAGCGGGGATCCGGCGCAAACGGCCCGGACCTACGGCGTCGAGGCGACGCCGCGCATGGACCGCACGCGGGTGAAGGCCGCCATCGACCGCGCCGACGTCGTGCTCTCGGGCGGCGGCGGGCTGTTGCAGAACGTGACCAGCCTGCGCAGCCTGCTCTACTACGGCGCCGTCATCCGCTCGGCGGTCCATGCCGGCCGCCCGACGATGATCTTCGCGCAATCGGTCGGTCCGCTCGACTTCTGGGGCCGCGCCGTGGTGCGCTCGTGCTGCAAGGGCGTCGTCGCGGCGACCGTCCGCGACGAGCAGTCGCGTTCGCTCTTGCACGGTCTGTTGCCCGAGGTTCCGATCGAGCGCACCGCCGATCCCGTCTTCCTCTTCCAACCCGGCAGCGAGCCGCTCGACCTGACGGCCGAAGGGCTGGCCGACGACGGGACGCCGCTGGTCGTCGTCTCGATGCGCAAGTGGCAAGGCGCCGAGGCGACGGCGCAAGCGCTGGCGTTCGTCGTCGACCGGCTGGCCGATCGCTACGGGGCCCGGGTCGCGTTCCTCCCGCTCGGGGGGGCGTCCGACGCCGAGGTCTCGACCACCGTCATCCGCCGCTGCGCGTCCGCGCCGGTGCTGCTGCCCGACTATCCATTGGGCCAAGCCGCGCAGGTCATCGAACGCGCTTCGCTGGTGATCGGGATGCGGCTGCACGCGCTCATCATCGCGGCGCGGCTGGCCGTCCCGTTCATCTCGCTGCCGTACGACCCGAAGGTCGCCGCGCTGACCGACGACCTGCACTATCCGCTCGAACCGTTGTTCGTGCCGGGCAGCGCGATGCCGTCGCGCGAGGAGCTGGCGCGGCGGCTCGACGACGCGTGGGAACGCCGCGCCGCGCTCAGCGCGCATCTGCGCTCCGTGCGCTCCGACGTCGAGCGGCTCGCCGAGCGCAACTTCGAGGTCTTGAACGAAATCGTGATGCGAACGACACGAAAGTCGGCAGGCACGTAA
- a CDS encoding site-2 protease family protein, which produces MHVSWLAVYAFVTVVLAGGLPALPRWEALTLAAICALALFASVIAHEYAHALAARRFGVRTDAITLFLFGGVALLDEEPATPRADALIALAGPAMSAVLALVALGLLALLDRFAGAAWGEAPALMAAYLAVANGVLAVFNLIPAFPMDGGRVLRALAWRRFGDLRRATRLASRVGIGFALAFVAAGVSAVAATHDPIYAWYAVLGAFLLRQSWTQERGARPLPAPVELRSDVEVGAAA; this is translated from the coding sequence GTGCACGTTTCGTGGCTCGCCGTCTACGCGTTCGTCACCGTCGTGCTCGCCGGCGGCTTGCCGGCGTTGCCGCGCTGGGAAGCGCTGACCCTGGCCGCGATCTGCGCGCTGGCGCTGTTCGCCAGCGTCATCGCCCACGAGTACGCGCACGCGTTGGCCGCGCGCCGGTTCGGGGTGCGGACGGACGCCATCACGCTGTTCCTGTTCGGCGGGGTCGCGCTGCTCGACGAGGAACCGGCGACGCCGCGCGCGGACGCGCTGATCGCGCTCGCCGGACCGGCCATGAGCGCGGTGCTCGCGCTGGTCGCACTCGGTCTGCTTGCCCTGCTGGACCGCTTCGCCGGCGCCGCGTGGGGCGAGGCTCCCGCGCTGATGGCCGCGTATCTCGCGGTCGCGAACGGCGTGCTGGCGGTCTTCAACCTCATTCCAGCGTTCCCGATGGACGGCGGCCGCGTGCTGCGCGCGCTGGCCTGGCGCCGGTTCGGCGACCTGCGCCGTGCGACGCGGCTGGCGTCGCGGGTCGGGATCGGCTTCGCGCTGGCGTTCGTCGCGGCCGGCGTGTCGGCGGTCGCCGCGACCCACGATCCGATCTACGCGTGGTACGCCGTCCTGGGTGCCTTCCTGTTACGGCAGAGCTGGACGCAGGAGCGCGGCGCGCGGCCGCTGCCGGCCCCGGTCGAGCTGCGTTCCGACGTGGAGGTCGGCGCCGCCGCGTAG
- a CDS encoding enoyl-CoA hydratase, producing MLATTLYQHLLLDLDDGIATLTLNRPEKRNALSLEVMLELTAAFEALGADRGVRVVVLRGVGPAFSSGHDLREMLARSVDDYRRTFDVCVKLMQTVQAIPQPVIAEIAGIATAAGCQLVATCDLAVASSEARFATPGVKIGLFCTTPMVALTRAIGRKRAMEMLLTGEPIDAQTAAEWGLVNRVVPPEQLSAATRALAARIADAASFVVGLGKAAFYAQIDLDQPKAYAYAKEVMSMNALAEDAQEGMGAFVGKRDPVWRT from the coding sequence ATGCTCGCGACGACGTTGTATCAGCACCTCTTGCTCGATCTCGACGACGGGATCGCGACGCTGACGCTCAATCGTCCGGAGAAGCGGAACGCGCTTTCGCTCGAGGTGATGCTCGAGCTGACGGCCGCGTTCGAGGCGCTCGGCGCCGATCGCGGCGTGCGCGTCGTCGTGCTGCGCGGCGTCGGTCCGGCCTTCAGCTCCGGTCACGATCTGCGCGAGATGTTGGCGCGCAGCGTCGACGACTATCGCCGCACCTTCGACGTGTGCGTCAAGCTGATGCAGACGGTCCAGGCGATCCCGCAGCCGGTGATCGCCGAGATCGCCGGGATCGCGACCGCAGCCGGCTGTCAGCTGGTCGCGACCTGCGACCTCGCCGTCGCGTCGAGCGAAGCGCGCTTCGCGACGCCCGGGGTGAAGATCGGGCTCTTCTGCACCACGCCGATGGTCGCGCTGACGCGCGCGATCGGGCGCAAGCGCGCGATGGAGATGCTGCTGACCGGTGAGCCGATCGACGCCCAGACCGCCGCCGAGTGGGGATTGGTCAACCGCGTCGTGCCGCCCGAACAGCTGAGCGCCGCGACGCGCGCGCTCGCCGCGCGCATCGCCGACGCCGCCAGTTTCGTCGTCGGGCTGGGTAAAGCGGCGTTCTACGCGCAGATCGATCTCGACCAGCCCAAAGCGTACGCGTACGCGAAGGAAGTCATGTCGATGAACGCGCTGGCGGAGGACGCGCAAGAAGGCATGGGCGCGTTCGTCGGCAAGCGCGATCCGGTATGGCGCACCTGA
- a CDS encoding HAMP domain-containing sensor histidine kinase — translation MGSRLLIARVVARLCLSYLAILVVVLVALDAGAYVYLARAQHDMLEPVLGTPEGQAVYAEAMRRIVLGLALLDVPLLILAGAAAYVLARISVRPLVAAREREARFAAEAAHELRTPLARIASLASAARAGAPDEREASLERIAAVAVEAAAGVGDLLALVRTERVAPQLAEPVELGALARTALTVPLREGVRWELDAEYEVWVVGDAHRLRRLVENLLENAARHATATICIRVRAQGERAALSVEDDGPGVPSGLRERIFERFVRAAEDGGGTGLGLAICRAIARAHGGDVVLEERNRFVARLPRLDLKEV, via the coding sequence GTGGGGAGTCGGCTACTCATTGCACGCGTAGTCGCGCGGCTCTGCCTCTCGTATCTGGCGATCCTGGTCGTCGTCCTGGTGGCGCTCGACGCGGGTGCGTACGTCTACTTGGCGCGCGCGCAGCACGACATGCTCGAGCCGGTGCTCGGCACGCCCGAGGGCCAAGCCGTCTACGCCGAGGCGATGCGGCGCATCGTGCTGGGCCTGGCGCTGCTCGACGTCCCGCTGCTGATCCTCGCCGGCGCCGCCGCGTACGTGTTGGCGCGCATCTCGGTGCGCCCGCTGGTCGCGGCGCGCGAGCGCGAAGCGCGTTTCGCCGCCGAGGCGGCGCACGAGCTGCGCACGCCGCTGGCGCGGATCGCGAGCTTGGCGTCCGCCGCGCGCGCGGGCGCACCGGACGAGCGCGAGGCCAGCCTCGAGCGCATCGCCGCGGTCGCCGTCGAGGCGGCGGCCGGCGTCGGCGACCTGCTGGCGCTGGTGCGGACCGAACGCGTCGCGCCGCAGTTGGCGGAACCGGTCGAGCTGGGGGCGCTGGCGCGCACCGCGCTGACGGTGCCGCTGCGCGAGGGCGTGCGCTGGGAGCTCGACGCGGAGTACGAGGTGTGGGTGGTCGGCGACGCGCATCGCTTGCGCCGGCTGGTCGAGAACCTGCTCGAGAACGCGGCGCGCCACGCGACGGCGACGATCTGCATCCGCGTGCGCGCGCAGGGCGAACGCGCCGCGCTCAGCGTCGAGGACGACGGTCCGGGCGTGCCGAGCGGCTTGCGCGAGCGGATCTTCGAGCGCTTCGTGCGCGCCGCCGAGGACGGCGGCGGCACCGGGCTGGGCCTGGCGATCTGCCGCGCGATCGCGCGCGCGCACGGCGGCGACGTCGTGCTCGAAGAGCGCAACCGGTTCGTCGCGCGGCTGCCCCGCCTCGATCTGAAAGAAGTCTGA
- a CDS encoding DUF5693 family protein has protein sequence MTYRRLLLGLLALGLLACLFVAVRRERHEHRANRVEIAMDDQDFQALARSYAYDERAFLIALRRAGLTSLSVQEELGGAVSTSSTAAAYAGTTLLDQARLTGLTDPTLSRLNRAHQLRADEMYLIAYDGPTAARYAFQLPLKFSAHAVRRLTAPRALPAVFAIRTQSDYFQTVGLGLPADRVALAHELGLKLIPRLQNDERFGPPQIDGLLAGAVRGNRVSTVIFFGLRNQVLGYPDQLPATAAEMQRLKVSFGTIETYDPKQDQAGNEGLARLLPSQTVRVQAISKLEQDKLQPQEIVQRYLLGVRERNVRVVYLRPFAHEWDGRSIEATNVELVRQIAAGIRASGLRIGGATPFDRFVSVWWEIALCSLAVPAIVLLLLGEFGIGGMRWLVVAVVLDLVLVLAGFALHHDMAARKLLALIGAIVFPLAGFAAIAPALRSPRAPTTGAAILDGIRVVALATAVTLGGVLVVIGLLSTPLTMLEIDRFSGVRLVLILPALLALALYLFTPRWGARVPPDRFASAPVTVLQLLLGVVILGVGYLVLVRSGNQSDIAPSNFELALRAHLTTWLQVRPRFKEFVVGFPALMLAPALMPVDRARWGWLFALAIGLGLSDVVDTFSHLHTHLAISALRLVNGAVIGVIVGAIAIAIYRRLRPSAA, from the coding sequence GTGACGTATCGCCGCCTGTTGCTGGGGCTGCTGGCCCTCGGTTTGCTCGCCTGCCTTTTTGTCGCGGTACGCCGCGAACGGCACGAACATCGCGCGAACCGCGTCGAGATCGCGATGGACGATCAGGACTTCCAGGCGCTGGCGCGGTCGTACGCCTACGACGAGCGGGCGTTCCTGATCGCGCTGCGGCGCGCCGGGCTGACCTCGCTCTCGGTCCAGGAGGAGCTGGGCGGCGCGGTCTCCACCTCGTCGACGGCCGCCGCCTACGCCGGGACGACGCTGCTCGACCAGGCCCGGCTGACGGGACTGACCGACCCGACCTTGAGCCGCCTGAACCGCGCTCACCAGCTGCGGGCCGACGAGATGTACCTGATCGCGTACGACGGTCCGACCGCGGCGCGCTACGCGTTCCAGCTCCCGCTCAAGTTCTCGGCGCACGCGGTGCGGCGGCTGACGGCGCCGCGCGCGCTGCCGGCCGTGTTCGCGATCCGCACGCAGAGCGATTACTTCCAGACGGTCGGCCTGGGGTTGCCGGCCGATCGCGTCGCGCTGGCGCACGAGCTCGGCCTCAAGCTGATCCCGCGGCTGCAGAACGACGAGCGCTTCGGTCCCCCGCAGATCGACGGGCTGCTGGCCGGGGCGGTGCGCGGCAACCGGGTCTCGACCGTCATCTTCTTCGGGCTGCGCAATCAGGTGCTCGGATATCCCGACCAGCTGCCGGCGACCGCGGCCGAGATGCAGCGGCTCAAGGTCAGCTTCGGCACCATCGAGACCTACGATCCCAAGCAAGACCAGGCCGGGAACGAAGGTCTGGCGCGGCTCTTGCCGAGCCAGACCGTTCGCGTCCAAGCGATCAGCAAGCTCGAGCAAGACAAGCTCCAGCCGCAAGAGATCGTGCAGCGCTATCTGCTCGGGGTGCGCGAGCGCAACGTGCGGGTCGTCTACCTGCGGCCGTTCGCGCACGAGTGGGACGGGCGCTCGATCGAGGCGACCAACGTCGAGCTGGTCCGCCAGATCGCGGCCGGCATCCGCGCCTCGGGGCTGCGGATCGGCGGCGCGACGCCGTTCGACCGCTTCGTGAGCGTGTGGTGGGAGATCGCGCTCTGCTCGCTGGCGGTCCCCGCGATCGTGTTGCTGCTGCTCGGCGAGTTCGGCATCGGCGGGATGCGTTGGCTGGTCGTCGCCGTGGTGCTCGACCTGGTGCTGGTGCTGGCCGGCTTCGCGCTCCACCACGACATGGCCGCCCGCAAGCTGTTGGCGCTGATCGGCGCGATCGTCTTCCCGCTGGCCGGCTTCGCCGCGATCGCGCCGGCGCTGCGGTCGCCGCGCGCGCCGACCACCGGCGCCGCGATCTTGGACGGCATCCGGGTCGTCGCGCTGGCGACCGCCGTCACGCTGGGCGGCGTGCTGGTGGTGATCGGCTTGCTGTCCACGCCGCTGACGATGCTCGAGATCGACCGCTTCAGCGGCGTGCGGCTGGTGCTGATCCTGCCCGCCCTGTTGGCGCTCGCGCTCTACCTGTTCACCCCGCGCTGGGGCGCGCGCGTCCCGCCCGACCGGTTCGCCAGCGCGCCGGTGACGGTGCTGCAGCTGCTGCTGGGCGTCGTGATCCTGGGCGTGGGCTATCTGGTGCTGGTGCGCAGCGGCAACCAGAGCGACATCGCGCCCTCGAACTTCGAGCTGGCGCTGCGCGCGCACTTGACCACCTGGCTGCAGGTCCGCCCGCGCTTCAAGGAGTTCGTGGTCGGCTTCCCGGCGCTGATGCTGGCGCCGGCGCTGATGCCGGTCGACCGCGCTCGTTGGGGCTGGCTGTTCGCGCTCGCGATCGGGCTAGGGCTGAGCGACGTGGTCGACACCTTCTCGCACCTCCACACCCACCTGGCGATCTCGGCGCTGCGGCTGGTCAACGGGGCGGTCATCGGCGTCATCGTCGGGGCGATCGCGATCGCGATCTACCGCCGGCTGCGTCCGTCCGCGGCGTGA
- the ileS gene encoding isoleucine--tRNA ligase, with translation MPETTARDYRSTLNLPSTAFPMRAELPKREPDRARWWLEHDVYGKRVARNRAQGGAPFTLHDGPPYANGDMHMGTFLNRFLKDALVKIHLLDGEVADFVPGWDMHGLPIERETLLHLRQDFRTADPIALRSACRERALYWLDRQRGQMQRMGQFARWNEPYMTIAPAFEAAIVESLADLAEADYLYKGLRSTLWCVVDETALAEAEIEYKDHVSPSIYVRFRADDAQRRALLDQAGLDDDGTPLSVAIWTTTPWTLPANVAIALKPDALYGIYRAGAEDVVVAEALASPVLERIGAGAGTLRGELRGDALAGLAVRHPFLDRDAPIVLADYVELETGTGAVHTAPGHGEDDFETGARYGLPVINPVDGAGRFTGEAGPYAGLFIFDANQRIIEDLRANGALIAAESYEHSYPHCWRCKNPVIFRATAQWFIGLDRNGLRERAEAATHGVTWLPAWGETRMSQMVEKHPEWCVSRQRVWGTPIPALVCTACNETFLSPALARNFAAAMRARPLADGNASDLWWTEPIAAYAPPGLACPRCGGTAFEKERNIVDIWFESGVTWRGVLVERGLPFPADAYLEGGDQYRGWFRSNLLTSVAIAGVAPYREVISHGWVVDEKGHAMHKSAGNYIGALEAIDKYGADILRLWVASTEFTGDCRLGAHLLDNLANVYRNLRNRLRYFLGALDGLTPDHVVPRAEMEPLDRTALAALDAFSAEVIAAYRAFDLHAAYVAIQRFDKEDLSAFYVDVLKDRLYSSAPHARRRHSAQSALLEIFRTVAVLLAPILSFTAEEAWQHLDPALRAGHDSIFDVAFPRVGALDEPALEAWAVLKGLRAQVAASEGLRDFQLDAAVTVPASLETRFTALGDGLREALVVSSLRGLAVREGAPAVELFPAAGEKCQRCWKYLPLGSDPDHPTLCAPCAEIVRDLKAAAA, from the coding sequence ATGCCCGAGACCACCGCCCGCGATTACCGCTCGACCCTCAACCTCCCCTCGACCGCGTTCCCGATGCGCGCCGAGCTGCCCAAGCGTGAGCCCGACCGGGCCCGCTGGTGGCTCGAGCACGACGTCTACGGCAAGCGGGTCGCGCGCAACCGCGCCCAGGGCGGCGCGCCGTTCACGCTGCACGACGGTCCCCCGTACGCCAACGGCGACATGCACATGGGGACCTTCCTCAACCGCTTCCTCAAGGACGCGCTGGTCAAGATCCATCTGCTCGACGGCGAGGTGGCCGACTTCGTGCCGGGCTGGGACATGCACGGGCTGCCGATCGAGCGCGAGACCCTGCTCCACCTCCGGCAAGACTTCCGCACCGCCGACCCGATCGCGCTGCGCAGCGCCTGCCGCGAGCGCGCGCTGTACTGGCTCGACCGCCAGCGCGGGCAGATGCAGCGGATGGGGCAGTTCGCGCGCTGGAACGAGCCCTACATGACGATCGCACCGGCCTTCGAAGCCGCGATCGTCGAATCGCTGGCCGATCTGGCCGAGGCGGACTACCTCTACAAGGGGCTGCGCTCGACGCTCTGGTGCGTCGTCGACGAGACGGCGCTGGCCGAAGCGGAGATCGAGTACAAGGACCACGTCTCGCCGTCGATCTACGTGCGCTTCCGCGCCGACGACGCGCAGCGCCGCGCGCTGCTGGACCAGGCCGGACTCGACGACGACGGCACGCCGCTGTCGGTCGCGATCTGGACGACGACGCCGTGGACGCTGCCGGCCAACGTCGCGATCGCGCTCAAGCCCGACGCGCTGTACGGCATCTATCGCGCCGGCGCCGAGGACGTCGTCGTCGCCGAGGCGTTGGCGAGTCCGGTGCTCGAGCGGATCGGCGCCGGCGCCGGCACGCTGCGCGGCGAGCTGCGCGGCGACGCGCTCGCGGGACTCGCGGTACGCCACCCGTTCCTCGACCGCGACGCGCCCATCGTGCTGGCCGACTACGTCGAGCTCGAGACCGGGACGGGCGCGGTCCATACCGCGCCGGGCCACGGCGAGGACGACTTCGAGACCGGCGCGCGCTACGGCTTGCCGGTCATCAATCCGGTCGACGGCGCCGGGCGCTTCACCGGCGAGGCCGGACCGTACGCGGGCCTGTTCATCTTCGATGCGAACCAGCGCATCATCGAGGACTTGCGCGCCAACGGCGCGCTGATCGCGGCCGAGTCGTACGAGCACAGCTACCCGCACTGCTGGCGCTGCAAGAACCCGGTCATCTTCCGCGCCACCGCGCAGTGGTTCATCGGCCTGGACCGCAACGGGCTGCGCGAGCGCGCCGAAGCGGCCACGCACGGCGTGACGTGGTTGCCGGCCTGGGGCGAGACGCGCATGTCACAGATGGTCGAGAAGCATCCCGAGTGGTGCGTCTCGCGCCAGCGCGTGTGGGGCACGCCGATTCCGGCGCTGGTCTGCACCGCCTGCAACGAGACGTTTCTCTCGCCGGCGCTGGCGCGCAACTTCGCCGCCGCGATGCGTGCGCGGCCGCTCGCGGACGGCAACGCGTCGGATCTGTGGTGGACCGAGCCGATCGCGGCCTACGCGCCGCCGGGCTTGGCCTGCCCGCGCTGCGGCGGCACGGCGTTCGAGAAGGAACGCAACATCGTCGACATCTGGTTCGAGTCGGGCGTGACCTGGCGCGGCGTCTTGGTCGAGCGCGGCTTGCCGTTCCCGGCCGACGCCTACCTCGAAGGCGGCGACCAGTACCGCGGCTGGTTCCGCTCGAACCTGCTTACCTCGGTCGCGATCGCGGGCGTCGCGCCGTATCGCGAGGTGATCTCGCACGGCTGGGTCGTGGACGAGAAGGGCCACGCCATGCACAAGTCGGCCGGCAACTACATCGGCGCGCTCGAGGCGATCGACAAGTACGGCGCCGACATCCTGCGGCTGTGGGTCGCCTCGACCGAGTTCACCGGCGACTGCCGGCTGGGCGCGCACCTGCTCGACAACCTCGCCAACGTCTACCGCAACCTGCGCAACCGCCTGCGCTATTTCTTGGGCGCGCTCGACGGGCTCACGCCCGACCACGTCGTCCCGCGCGCCGAGATGGAGCCGCTCGACCGCACCGCGCTGGCGGCGCTGGACGCTTTCTCGGCCGAGGTGATCGCGGCGTACCGCGCCTTCGACCTGCACGCGGCCTACGTCGCGATCCAGCGCTTCGACAAGGAAGACCTCTCGGCGTTCTACGTCGACGTGCTCAAGGATCGGCTCTACTCCTCGGCGCCGCACGCGCGCAGACGGCACAGCGCACAGTCCGCGCTGCTCGAGATCTTCCGCACCGTCGCGGTGCTGCTCGCGCCGATCCTCTCGTTCACCGCGGAAGAGGCGTGGCAGCACCTCGATCCCGCGCTGCGCGCCGGCCACGACTCGATCTTCGACGTCGCGTTCCCGCGGGTCGGCGCGCTCGACGAGCCGGCGCTCGAGGCGTGGGCCGTGCTCAAGGGCTTGCGCGCGCAGGTCGCGGCCAGCGAAGGTTTGCGCGACTTCCAGCTCGACGCGGCGGTCACGGTTCCGGCGTCGCTCGAAACGCGCTTCACCGCGCTGGGCGACGGCCTGCGCGAAGCGCTGGTCGTCTCGTCGCTGCGCGGGCTGGCGGTGCGCGAGGGCGCGCCGGCCGTCGAGCTGTTCCCGGCCGCCGGCGAGAAGTGTCAGCGCTGCTGGAAGTACTTGCCGCTGGGCAGCGATCCCGACCACCCGACGCTGTGCGCGCCGTGCGCCGAGATCGTGCGCGACTTGAAGGCGGCCGCGGCCTGA
- a CDS encoding plastocyanin/azurin family copper-binding protein has translation MRIPLLSVVLAAALCGCTAGAPGSGSSGGSATTSNATTTSIAISLTASVVTSTPYGSSGGFMPAVTTVKAGTYVVFVNKDSFAHTSTSMSATSFPAASPFGSSALTASGTTLSGGWSTGALAPNNASQKLLADKPGTYLYGCFFHYGAPMRGAIVVR, from the coding sequence GTGCGCATTCCGCTTTTGTCCGTGGTGCTCGCGGCCGCGCTGTGCGGCTGCACCGCCGGCGCCCCCGGATCGGGGAGCAGCGGCGGCTCGGCGACGACCTCGAACGCGACGACGACCTCGATCGCGATCTCGCTGACGGCCTCCGTCGTCACCTCGACGCCGTACGGGAGCAGCGGCGGCTTCATGCCGGCGGTGACGACCGTCAAGGCCGGCACGTACGTCGTGTTCGTCAACAAGGACTCGTTCGCGCACACCTCGACCTCGATGAGCGCGACGAGCTTTCCCGCCGCCTCGCCGTTCGGCTCGTCGGCGCTGACCGCGTCGGGGACGACGCTCTCGGGCGGCTGGAGCACCGGGGCGCTCGCGCCCAACAACGCCTCGCAGAAGCTGTTGGCCGACAAGCCCGGCACCTACCTCTACGGCTGCTTCTTCCACTACGGCGCGCCGATGCGCGGAGCGATCGTTGTTCGATAA
- a CDS encoding response regulator transcription factor has protein sequence MRILVIEDQHEIAEALRTMLERRKYAVDVAPDGESGYELLLRGTYDAAVVDVVLPGRDGFALTRAARAEGIATPVLFLTARDAVEDRVRGLDAGADDYLVKPFVEDELAARVRALLRRSPLPIRSSLSVGDLVVDRGARAVHVGGREVPLGATEFRLLEYLAANAGLALSRAQILERVWGDDFDGSSNVVDVYVSAVRRKLAAVGARDRITTVWGVGYSLHA, from the coding sequence ATGCGCATTCTCGTCATCGAAGACCAGCACGAGATCGCCGAGGCGCTGCGCACCATGCTCGAACGGCGCAAGTACGCCGTCGACGTCGCTCCCGACGGCGAGAGCGGCTACGAGCTGCTGCTGCGCGGGACGTACGACGCCGCCGTCGTCGACGTCGTGTTGCCGGGCCGCGACGGGTTCGCCCTCACGCGCGCCGCCCGCGCCGAGGGGATCGCGACGCCGGTGCTGTTCCTGACCGCGCGCGACGCGGTCGAGGACCGCGTGCGCGGCCTGGATGCCGGGGCCGACGACTACCTGGTCAAGCCGTTCGTCGAGGACGAGCTGGCGGCGCGCGTGCGCGCGCTGCTGCGCCGCAGCCCGCTGCCGATCCGCTCTTCGCTCTCCGTCGGCGATCTGGTCGTCGACCGCGGCGCGCGCGCCGTCCACGTCGGCGGCCGCGAGGTGCCGCTGGGCGCGACGGAGTTCCGGTTACTCGAATATCTGGCCGCCAACGCCGGGCTCGCGCTCAGCCGCGCGCAGATCCTCGAGCGGGTCTGGGGCGACGACTTCGACGGGTCGAGCAACGTCGTCGACGTCTACGTGAGCGCCGTGCGGCGCAAGCTCGCGGCGGTCGGCGCGCGCGATCGCATCACCACCGTGTGGGGAGTCGGCTACTCATTGCACGCGTAG